Part of the Periophthalmus magnuspinnatus isolate fPerMag1 chromosome 23, fPerMag1.2.pri, whole genome shotgun sequence genome, AAAACCTTTACCAAaagcgtatgtgtgtgtgtatatatatatatatatatatatatatatatatatatatatatacatacacacacacacacacacacacctccacctccccccccccacacacacacacatccaaaccatatatatcatatatacatatattacatatacatactCATAGATTCATTCTATTCATGACAATAAATGCAGCAAAAGGTCACTGACAATAATTTAGCTGTACAGTGTTACTATAAGTAACATGGGGCATTTCTAAAttgcaacagaaagaaaaacataccaaCCATGGTAAGAACAAGAAAACAGCAATGGTAAGGaaacaataaacataaacatttgagcTGAGTGTCAAATTACTGATAATGTTTATTTCTGATATTAATTTACTGCAACTTGCTGGAAAAAGGGAACAGGGAATAGTTTCTTAATTATTGTTTCTCATGATATTTTCTGTACTAACATCAAAATGTATTTGCAACAGGCCAaggtaacatttttatatacctTCATTAGTCCCATTCTAGGCCCATGGCCCCCAAGCTCCCTCAGGGCCTGGGTCACACTTGGGATCTTCATCAGGATAGTTTATTGGTAATGCCTGTTTCTGGTAGACGCTGAGTCGACCAAGAAGATAGTCAACTACTGTAGGGAACTTAGCAGATAACTCAGTCCTCTCCTCTGGATCTTTCTCAACATCAAATAGCATGACTGGCTTCAGTGAGTGCATTTCAAGGATTTTGGACTCAGAATTGTCGCTGTCAGGTTGAGGGAACCAAACATCACAACCTATGTAACCAAAAAGACATGTGTGAATATTTGAACAAACCTCCCATTTTTGTAAAGCAGACAGAAGATACAGACCTGGATAGCCAGTTAGCAGTTTCCAGTTTGACCATCGAATAGCTGCGTGAATGGATACATTGAAGCCAGAGTGAGCCCAGGAGTTTCCACTGTCGTTCTGAGCCAAAGTTAACTTGCTTTTGCTCCCAGGGCCTGTGgagagcagaggacagtgaACATTATGAAGGTCACttattgagacaagcaggaacTGCTGATTGAGATGATATTGGATATAAAACCTTTGCAGTGGATTTTAAACAAGCAAGAGGGTCAGCTACATTACTGAAAGTCCAGAGagaagtgtaaaaataaatataagtaaTATAAGGCTGTTCTTTGTATAGTAAAGCAAGTATTATGTAGCATGAattggggtaaaaaaaaaaaaaaaaaaaaaacgagggtcaaaatgaataaaaacaaaccatttaaaacaatgtcCGTATTATTAAGACAGGACTTTTCTGCAAACTTGTAAACCTCTGGATTcaaagaatttaaaaaatgtacatggTGTATTGTAGTTTGTGACTCTGCGTTGCGATCATGGGACATCTGTCAATGTGGAGTAATTGTTTTATCATGCagtatttttccttttaatgCAGCTCTACATTATAATGTTAAGTATCAGTTTGCCCATGTTGTAGATGAGGGACAGGCAGATGACCTCCTAGAGGTAATTAAACAGTCACTTTGAACCAGtagtttaaacagtttatttttaccatagCTCACCTCTACTCCTCGTGGCCGAAAAAGTTtagatttgtgcacaaatcaAATTCACCAATCACAAAGATCTTATCAGCTTGTGATACAAAAAGCCCTTGTTCTCTGTCTAGAAATCCTTGTACTTGGGTCATGAGCTATTTCTGCTCTTACTGAAAATGCCTCCCAGACGTGAGCCCATGTGTCTGGGGTTTTAACAAAGAAGATGTGGCCTTGAGAGTATTTTCAGGTTCACAGTGTGGTTGACCCGAACAATGTGGTCCTGATTAGGCAGATTCGCAAGTAATTTTTCTTTTCTAAcactgtcaaaaagtattttccTGCATTCTTTGTGTGTGCAACCCTCTGTTAAAGCTTTTCAGAGACTGCCATGTTCCAATTGGAGTCAGTTTTACAAGTAAAGTCCACCACAATTATGACTTGAGGATTAATAAATATGTTCGGAGTTTTTGGGCTACATAATATAAGCTCCAATGGTTAAGTGAAGTACAAATATATGTGTAGAGCCATCTTCATTTCATGTATAATCCACTGGAGGACAGTCTACATACTGTAGAAATGAAGGAAAGAAATGACTAGGGGGAGTAGACAGAGAGCGAGGACAAATTACTTAAAACGTAGTGAAGGTTGCAGGATTTCTGCAAATGTTCATGCTCTTCTGTGTGACCTATTTAGACAATCTTAAGCATGTGCTCAAGAAACATAATGGAAAAGAATGGACAGGGCTGTGTCTAATGACAATTAAAGTGCATTGCAATGACTGTGAAAGGTTCAGTTGTATCCAGAGAATGTCATAATTTAGACAATAATTTGTTCACTGAGATAGACCATTATGTGAAAGCAGCACTAAATCATGAactgggttaaaaaaaaaaaaaaagatttgctAAAGAAGGGCTTACCAATACCCTAACCTCAGctagtaatataataataaatcactGTGAAAAGTTTTGCAGTGAGAAAACACATTGTGAAATGCTTCAGTGGTCTATGTGTCCGGATAGTGTTAGTATTTGCATGATGTGAAACTTATGGTTTGATTTCAAAATCCTTTTGTTCCCACAGAACCCAGAGAGTGATcccctgtttttttgtttcccaTACAATACAAAGTAGATGTAAGAATCACATAGGATTAGCATCTTATATATAAGTAACATGCTATAATAgaatactacaactattataGTTACTACCTGTACTGGAAGTCTTAGCATGTGTCCCCCGCACACATCTGTAAAGCACTCCACCCATGTCATTATAGCATTGGTTACTGAGGTGTAGTGTCCTTGCTTCAAAAATAGTGAACTTAGGTCAAAGCCCAGAGCCCTCTGAGGTGGCAGTGGTTTGCTCTACCCAAAATTACCGGTAAATGGTTTAAACAAAACTGGTCCACTGTGCTCAGTAATGGGTAGTAGCAATTGTTCAATATCTTGTGTTCAAATGTCAGCCATCTCGTTACAACATTGTTTATTAAACAACCTTATCAGAAAACAGTAGTATGTGTGATAGGGAAAACTTACATGGAGAAGTGTCTTCAAATAAAGGGTCAATGTTATGCAGGAGCTCCAGTCTGGGAGAGGCGTGGCCTTTGCTGTAGGACCACAGAACATTCAgttgttaaaacaaaacaccttTGCAGTTTGACAGGTAGGTACTGGGCAATACGTAGACACACATCACCTGATTGTGTTCCACACATTGAATCCATCCAATGGTTTAGTGGACTTAGTCTTGCCACCTGCCAGATTCACCAGTGTAGGCAGCCAGTCAGAGATGTGGATAAGCTCACGATTTACACTACCTGGCTGATTTATTAGCGGACTAGCAACAAAGCCCACTCCTCGGACACCACCTTCCCACAGGGTCCACTTCCTCCCTCTTAGAGGCCAGTTGCTGCCACCAGTCAAGGTCTGACCACCGTTATCTGCACATGGTATAcagtagatttttaaactgtGAGATCAAAAAATATACACACGCACTCAAATTAATAATAAGAGATGGGTGTGAATTCACAACACCGAGGTAGGTGACCTGTCATACATCTGCACTACTCAAACACTTACGTTGTATTTTGAAAGCCATTACACATTTTGAACTTATTTATTTCACATCattcaaaagttcaattttCAACAGCAAGGAAGTCTGTAAATTGGGCATGTAAATGTACTgtgaaaaacactgaaaagtAATAGACCAAAGAAAATGGAAACAATACAGGCATGTCTCCCTCTGTCATGAAGTTTCTCTTTCCTAAAAGCATTACACACGCTCTAAGTTTCAACGGTCATCGAGCCCAGCAGGTTGTCCAGTATAAACACACATAggccaatcacagtgaagcaaGTCTCTTTCAGCTAGCCTTCTGTCTTTTCCAGAACTGTCTGTCCCAGACTTCTATGACAGTGTGCTTATAATGCCTTTTCAAGCTGCTAGCTACTGCACAGGCCAACTCTTCTGGTTTCACTGCAATGTATAGCTCACTTGTTTACACAAAATGCCCCAGTGAGACAGAAAATGTCACCATCTTGAAGTTGCTTAAGCTCATGACACATTGAATTCCTGTTTAAACTGATATGGAATATATGTAGAAGAACATCAGCGCAGTAATTACATATTAACCAAAGTGACGTTGCAAGTTGTAAATATGGGAACGTTTAACATTTATAGTGGAAGGAGTGATGTGAATTCACAAGGTCAATTGAGGTTACTTCAAAGAAGCAGGAGGTATTTGTGTCAGCATACAGGGCATCTACCTGGCATATGGTTGTCTTTCACGTGAGGACCAGTCAAATGTGAAAGAGAGCAATGAAAAGACCACCTAGGGCAGCCCTGACTCCAACTCTCACACTTACAAGCAGTTCCTGTCATCTAATTGCCCTTTAAGTGCCCAAAATAACCCTCTTGGTTCAAGGAGCATACCTGCTTCACATGAAAATCATTACAAAGTCCAATTAAAGAATGAAAACATGTTCCGTTTCAACTAAATTTTTTATACAAGATTGACATATTAATTCTGTAATGTTTGTTTACCAAGTTTTATTTCttaaattgtattatatttttatttatccatAAGATAAACTGTGCAATGAACTACTTCTAAGGAGTGTAGTGGCATTCAAAAGGGTGAAGGGATGGACAAAAGATTGAGAGGCATTGCCCTCTAGTGGATATTTGAAGTAGTGTACAAATCCAGGGAGCCAACAAATTGGTGAAGTGTTGACATGCCATCAATTtacagttatatatatatttctactTTAGTTGCCTTCCATGTCATACCTGTTGAAAAAACCAGCACAGTGTTTTCCCAAAGCCCACTTTGTTTAAGGGCCGAGGTAATGTTGCCCACAGCCTCGTCCATAGCAGACACCATGCCAGCGTAGACTCGTCGATTATGGTCTTTGATGAAACTATAGGGCGTCAGGTAGCGTTCAGGGACTTGCAGAGGGGCGTGGACTGCTTGCAATGCCACATAGAGGAACAGTGGCTGAAATGAAGAACATGAGGAAGGAATTGGATAAGTGGTATAAGTGGCATACACATGGTTTCAATTAGAATGTTTAAAGACCAGAATGGACTGACAGGGAATTAATAAGATTAGCgttaaaaaatgtgtgttttcattACTGTATAATGAAAAGTGAATAAGACTTTTAATAAgaactaaaaaaacataaaaaatactctCCATTGTAAGTTAAACAATTTGAATTAATAGTATTATAGATTCGCTGTCATGTGTGCTCTACATATTTTGTTGTCGTTTACCTTAttggatttgtgtgtttgtattatcCTGGAGGCTCTTTCACTGAAAAGCTCAGTGGAATAGGCGCCTTTATAAGCAGTGGcaacctcttctccctctctgaaGTCCAGTGCACACCGAGTTAGATTCAGAGGGGTTATTGGAGCACAGCGGATATGGTCGTAGTAATCCTCACTGCCCGTTAGATATCCTGTGAGTGGGAACAAGttgaaatattaaaagaaaCCTAAAACAACAGTAAATAAGCATAAGACATTACCAAAGTATGAGTCAAAGCCCCTTTTGGTAGGATGACAGTCTTTTTTGTACATGCCCAGGTGCCACTTGCCAACCATGTGTGTGGAGTAGCCGGCTTCTCTCATCAGCTGTGGCAGTAATGTCTCATCCAGTGGGACACAGTATGGCTGACAGGGCCATATGATGCTATGCTGCATTCCTGTACGGATCTGAGGACATGCAGGTGACAAATATTAGGTCTCTGATCAGTAAAACTTGCACAAACAAAAGGAACCATTTGTTAGTCTTAATTATGAAACCTGTGCACAGATATAAGAGCTCAGATATAATATCATAATACATAAATTAtaacacataaatgataacacaggttcACTTTttatggaaatgatacactttgaatgCCTCacgttctaatgttgatgatttgttgagctctgtgacttcgagtgttttgaatgttctggacatcATTGCCCCAATGaaagttaaaatggttaaatataAGCAAAAACAcccttcaagacaactgttgttgtgattttgggcgttacaaaaataaaatgaattgaattgaaaaagcgtcatggaggaatgatgactcgatcaaggcacagaaaagggagtgccagaGAGCCGAGCGGGAATGacacaagtcaaagctccaggttcattatgagatttacagagaaaagatgcacatgcacaatcacagtttatgtagaacaagggagaggtattcATTATTGGACATTactggaagttgcagtaacaactctcgtgtcctgtttgtaacagtaaacagattaacaaaccctcgaGCTctgctgccgttagaactatATCTAAGTGccatgagtttgcagtattctttaatgagaaggttcagggcattaagaatgccatcaattccacaacgcaaataacaaccctgcagccacctagacacttagagctgactcactttgcacctgtaattgacaaaactgtccaagagctcatcaccagtctgagttcatctacatgctgcctgcATGTGTTAACCActagatttctaaagtctgtgctcaacagtttgcggtcaccactcacttgcatagttaacatgtcacttcattctgaaacattcccaagagctttgaaaactgcagttatcaagcctctcctgaAGAAGAGAAGTCTTGATGCCacgatattgaacaattacatGCCCAtctcacatcaaatcaataacatctgcagctttttaccatctataaatacattacaaaaatcaaaaacTGTTATATACTGTAATATACTGTTAAAACCAGACTTGgggagacttatccatgcatttgtcttcaataggttagactactgtaacaatCTGCTCAATGGACTCTCCAAACACGTGCTAAGACATCTGCAGttcatccagaacgctgctgctcgtctcctgactaaaaccaggaatcatgaacacatgcgtcctgtgctcaggtctctggctcctgtggctcagagaacagactgtaaagcagctctgcttgtacaagtctctccatggcccagcACCAGAGTACATctcatgttagtgccatatgaaccatctcacactctgaggacttcagggaccggcctcctgctgatgcccagagtcaggactaaacatggggaatcagcgtttcagttttatgcaactaaaacctggaacattcttcctgaagatgtgagacaggcctctactttgacgatgtttaaatatAGGTTCAAAACGgttgtgtttagctgtgtatataACTGAAAGGTTTTCATACTGCACTctactcttttaatgttcattttatgatgattattgtgCCGTGGGAAATTATCAAATTTTACCTAATTGatctaaaaaatattttttgaaaacgAATGAATTACTATCCGCAAATAATGTGCGGTTGTCGAGCATCTGTGCGGTCTCGTGATCTGCGGAGTAACCATGTAATACCCTTGCACATCAGTAGGTGGCGCCATGAGGCCCTCGTATCCAGGACTTTACAGCAGACCTCGTTCCTGCGCTGGATGATTGTGCGCGGAGATGGCCCCTGTGTTTGAGCCGCAGGAGGAACTTACAGTGTTTCTGACAAATGAGAAGTCTCATTACGCAAAGCTTTTGGCAGCACATGAGGAGTGTGCAAGGCTCACATACCAGGCAGAGATTTTTCATCATCTGAATGAACTAAACACACGAATGCAAGACCGAAATGAAAACCTGCTtacaaatacagataaaataaaaagattctgttcaaaggtGCAACTCTGGCAACAACATGTTGCCAGAGTTGCACCTTTACACCCACAAAGTAAGATGTCAACACTGCTGCATTGTGTGAgataaaaattaaacatttaaaaactctcttcattttatttttctccagCCTGAATGCCTTGACTGAGTTAGGGACCCATACAGCTCAGCATCAGCTGGTGGAAAGGACATGACTTTACAGGAGGAACTATCTGAGCTGAGACAAAGCCGTGGTTTAAAGATAAACTTTGCTGATCTGCCTTTGGTCAGTTTTTGGTTGACTACTGCCAAGGACTTCCCCATTCTGGCAAACAAAGCTATTTTGACATTGGTCCTATTTTCCACCACATATCCGTGTGAGGTGAACTTTTCAAGCCTGACTGCTTTAAAAGCTAAAACAGAGACTGGGAGATGCTGAGGAAGAGCTTCGTGTGTCTTTGATTCCTGCCAGGATCTCAGCTCTGTGCTCATCCTAACAGGCCCAGGTTTCACAGTGAGtagaaatattaattttattataaaatactttttcctttgtgtttatttgagtcCTATTCAAGACACTTTGATgagaattactttatattgtTAATATAGGCCACAGAGTTttgattgtgctatacaaatatacttgccttgctttgcctaaaaaaGCAGATTAGGTCCATAACCACAGTTATATGTGGGGCTGATAACAGAGCTGTGAGTCTGCAACCCTACCTTTACCAAAAAGTAGTATACTTCAATTATTAAGTATACTTGAGAGAGTCTACAAGTCTACTTCTTAAGAAACATAAAAGTACACTCTGAAGTATACACAAAGTGCActtttagtttaataataataaagttcaaGTTTACTTTTAGTTTATGGAAATACCCTTAAATGTATAGATAAAGAGCAGACACAAAGCTGAGTGTGACTGACCTGGTATCTGCCCGTCATGAGCTGGTTGCGGGACGGGGTGCACAGGGGCTGGACATAGTAGTTCTCCAGGCGGACGCCACTCGCGGACAGTTGGTCTAAGTTTGGTGTTTTAATCTCAGATCCGTGGTAGCCAACATCATACCAACCATAATCGTCAGCCAGGATGAAAACGATATGAGGCTGTTTTGCTGCTGAAAGCGCcgtaaacacatttaaagaactAGTGACGATAAAGACACTGAGAAGAGCGCGGACGCACCGAGGAAACCACATATTACTTTAACAAGGTAAACAAGAGGCATGTAGTACTACAGGAACAAAGTACTACAGGAACTACATCTGAAACATACGCCGCTGCAATCTCCAGaataatcacaatattgatacaTGGAAGCAAAAAATCCTTCGAAACTTCCGCTTCTCTTCCTTAAAAACGCCACGGCTGAAGCAGCCAATCAGCTTCATGAAAAAGAAAGATCACGTGACTTATGCGGAAGTAGCTCCATAACcatttataaaataatataagccATGTTGTTacaatgttattattttattaaaaaaacagaacaaaaacattattattgtatttgtcAGTACGCTGAATAGCCTGGTCAACGGACCTACCTTCTAGAAATAATTCAGAAGAGTGTGAGACAAAGCTGGTTTTACACCAAGTCCTCCAAAAAGGAGGGAATTAATTATCACAGTGAACATAAATTCAGTGTTAAAATTACAGTTTGAAATCATCAGCTCACTGATACAATAAAAGTTGACTTTTGACCACATTTACCATACAATATACGCCTTCAGGGACTATATGACAAGTTTACATATGCTACAATTTTTTTTAGatgtataatttaaaaacaacaattacaataaaatcatataaaaaaataggTTTGTACAACAACGCAGCAACTGGTTTTAAGTGCGTTCTTTTGTGTCATTAAAATTCCAACATCTTTTCATGGAAATATAAAGACAAAATGTAAACTCTGTGGAATTAATACTGTTTTCAGATGTtgtttaaacaataaaatattgtaAGACATGTTGATTTAATTTTAAGACAATCCTTTCAAAATATGGACCACAATAAAATACCCCAGACTACTTTTACCGACTTTATACTGGTGTTGCTTTGCTCTTGGCCTTTTTCTGCAGCCTGGTCCGTGTGGGCTCTGTCAGCACCAGTGGCTCCTGGATAACCATGGCAGGATACCTTCTTCCCAGAAGCTCGACCTCCACCTTTTGTCCCACTGATGTCAGCTCTATGGGCAGATAGCCAAAAGCCAGACTCTGCTGGGAACTGTAACTGTAGGCTCCAGAAGTTGTATTGCCAACAACCTGAAGAGGAcaaaaaattgtgttttaattatcCAAGTACCAATCAAtgccttttttttcttccattgcCATTCACCTTGTCATTTAACCAAATGGTCTCATTTCCCTCAGGGTCAATGTCATCTGTGTCTACAGTGATATATGACAGCTTTCTCTTCAGACCCTTGGCTTTTATCTCCTTCAAAGCATCTTTGCCAATGAAGTCAGCAGACTGAAACAATTAATAGTTATTACCGgtagttattttgttattactaTTTCAATAAACTGGTATACATGTGATCTTTGTCACCTTATTCAGTTTGATAAAATAATCCAGTCCAGCCTCCAAAGGGTTGGTGTCACAGTTCATCTGTAAAGAGCAAAACAGTGAGTTGGTTCTAGATTcaacactttatatttaaaattaaattctAATAGTGGTGGTGGGGATTAACCTCAGCTCCCCAGCCCCTGAAGCCTTTCTCCAGTCTCAGGGAATTCATAGCATATGTGCCAAAATTGTCAATGCCGTGATCTTTTCCAGCTTCCATAATGGCTTGGTACACAG contains:
- the arsb gene encoding arylsulfatase B — its product is MWFPRCVRALLSVFIVTSSLNVFTALSAAKQPHIVFILADDYGWYDVGYHGSEIKTPNLDQLSASGVRLENYYVQPLCTPSRNQLMTGRYQIRTGMQHSIIWPCQPYCVPLDETLLPQLMREAGYSTHMVGKWHLGMYKKDCHPTKRGFDSYFGYLTGSEDYYDHIRCAPITPLNLTRCALDFREGEEVATAYKGAYSTELFSERASRIIQTHKSNKPLFLYVALQAVHAPLQVPERYLTPYSFIKDHNRRVYAGMVSAMDEAVGNITSALKQSGLWENTVLVFSTDNGGQTLTGGSNWPLRGRKWTLWEGGVRGVGFVASPLINQPGSVNRELIHISDWLPTLVNLAGGKTKSTKPLDGFNVWNTISKGHASPRLELLHNIDPLFEDTSPCPGSKSKLTLAQNDSGNSWAHSGFNVSIHAAIRWSNWKLLTGYPGCDVWFPQPDSDNSESKILEMHSLKPVMLFDVEKDPEERTELSAKFPTVVDYLLGRLSVYQKQALPINYPDEDPKCDPGPEGAWGPWA